AGGCGATGGCGGCGTAGGCGCGCGCGAGCCCGGCGACGGTGGTGCCGAACGCGGGGGCGCCGCAGCCGTCGACGGCCACCTCCGGCGAGACGCTGCCGGCGAGCCGGGCCGTCGCCGTGGCGATCGCCTGCTGCACCGGGTGCCCGGCCCCGGTGTACCCCTCGGTGGGCCAGCCCGCCGCGACCGACGCGGCGAGCATGCCCGCGTGGTTGCCCGAGCAGTTCTGGGTGAGCGACGTCGGTCCGTGCCCGGCGGTCCGCCACGCGTGGGCCGCCTCGGCGTCGATCGGCAGGTCCGGCGTGCCCCGCAGGTCGTCCTCCGTCAGCCCGGCGTGCGCGAGCAGGCGGCGCACCACGTCGAGGTGGCCGGGCTCGCCCGAGTGGCTCGCGCACGTCACCGCCAGGAGCTCGTCTTCCACGTCCAGGCCGGCCTCGAGGAAGGCCACGGCGTGGAGCAGCTTGAGCGCGGAGCGGGGGAGCACGACGAGCGAGGCCGACCCCAGCGAGGCGACGACCTCCCCGGCGACGTCGTCCGTGGCCCCCGCGGGCAGGCGCACGGCCGCGCCCACGCCGTGGTGCAGGCACTCGACGACCCCGCTGCGCAGCGTCACCGCCGCGGGCCGCGCGGCGGCCACCATCGCGGCGGCCGCCGTCACGGGGTCGGCGGGGACGGCAGGGGCAGCGAGGTCGTCGGTCACGCGGGGGAACCTGCCACACGCGGGCCGGGGCCCGCAGGCGCTCCTGAGGGTTCATGCGTTGCCATGTATAGTCATGCAGATGACGGTGACGACAGCCCGGGGTGCGCTGGAGCGCCCCGT
Above is a genomic segment from Aquipuribacter hungaricus containing:
- a CDS encoding asparaginase is translated as MTDDLAAPAVPADPVTAAAAMVAAARPAAVTLRSGVVECLHHGVGAAVRLPAGATDDVAGEVVASLGSASLVVLPRSALKLLHAVAFLEAGLDVEDELLAVTCASHSGEPGHLDVVRRLLAHAGLTEDDLRGTPDLPIDAEAAHAWRTAGHGPTSLTQNCSGNHAGMLAASVAAGWPTEGYTGAGHPVQQAIATATARLAGSVSPEVAVDGCGAPAFGTTVAGLARAYAAIA